A single genomic interval of Haloterrigena salifodinae harbors:
- a CDS encoding potassium channel family protein produces the protein MRFVIVGYGRVGSRTARITTEEGHDVVVVDNDPDRIDRAESDGFETIRGDGADEATLIDAGIEDAAAIGAFTPDLNVNFAACMVGDHHGCRTVLRIDEDYRQGIYEKYAADVDEIIYPERLGAAGAKTAMLGGDFNVVADIASNLQLTVLEIADDSPAVGKRMSELELPGGARIYAHGRARESLTIPLPGTELAAGDEIAVITETDRAEEVRETLLPASA, from the coding sequence ATGAGATTCGTCATCGTGGGGTACGGGCGGGTCGGGTCGCGAACCGCTCGGATCACGACCGAGGAGGGACACGACGTCGTCGTCGTCGACAACGACCCCGATCGGATCGATCGGGCCGAGTCCGACGGGTTCGAGACGATTCGGGGCGACGGGGCCGACGAAGCGACGCTCATCGACGCGGGAATCGAGGATGCCGCCGCCATCGGCGCCTTCACCCCAGACCTGAACGTCAACTTCGCGGCCTGCATGGTCGGCGACCACCACGGCTGCCGGACCGTCCTCCGGATTGACGAGGACTACCGCCAGGGCATCTACGAGAAGTACGCCGCGGACGTCGACGAGATCATCTACCCCGAGCGCCTCGGCGCGGCCGGGGCCAAGACGGCCATGCTCGGCGGCGACTTCAACGTCGTCGCCGACATCGCGTCGAACCTGCAACTGACCGTCCTCGAGATCGCCGACGACTCGCCGGCGGTCGGCAAGCGAATGAGCGAACTCGAACTCCCCGGCGGCGCGCGGATCTACGCCCACGGCCGAGCGCGCGAGTCGCTAACGATCCCGCTACCGGGAACCGAACTCGCCGCCGGCGACGAGATCGCGGTCATCACGGAGACCGACCGCGCCGAAGAGGTCCGGGAGACGCTCTTGCCCGCCAGTGCCTGA
- a CDS encoding glycerate kinase type-2 family protein — protein MIEDRERVATTDARDLALECVETGIEAGRPQRVIREAVSLGGSETPAESREGGAADETLRIADETYDLSAYDEVVVLGGGNAAAHVAAALEDVLGDRIDGGVVVTDDPADTERVAIREGDHPVPSQRGVESTRELLAAADAAGERTLVLAAITGGGSAVMPAPAGDVSLAALQETTNALLESGADIHEINAVRKHCSALKGGHLARRAAPATVVSLILSDVVGNDLSVIASGPMAPDASTYEDALAVVDRYGIDVPDAVADRLERGAVGEIDETPGPDDPAFETVSNHVVADGLTVLEAARDAAAERGYETLILSSRVRGEARDAATTHVAVAEEAQATGTPVSAPAVILSGGETTVTVRGSGTGGPNQEFATSAALDLEGGITVAAVDTDGIDGATDVAGAVVDETTVDDAEQAREMLADNDVYPYLAERGDLIRTGPTGTNLNDLRVFVVE, from the coding sequence GTGATCGAGGACCGCGAGCGGGTGGCGACCACCGACGCGCGCGACCTCGCCCTCGAGTGCGTCGAGACCGGCATCGAGGCCGGCCGTCCGCAGCGCGTGATCCGCGAGGCGGTCTCCCTCGGGGGGAGCGAGACTCCAGCGGAGTCTCGAGAAGGCGGCGCCGCCGACGAGACCCTCCGCATCGCGGACGAGACCTACGACCTCTCGGCGTACGACGAGGTCGTCGTCCTCGGCGGCGGCAACGCCGCCGCACACGTCGCTGCGGCCCTCGAGGACGTTCTCGGCGATCGGATCGACGGCGGCGTCGTCGTCACGGACGATCCCGCCGACACCGAGCGCGTTGCGATCCGGGAAGGCGATCACCCGGTCCCGAGCCAGCGCGGCGTGGAGAGCACGCGGGAACTGCTCGCGGCCGCCGATGCGGCCGGCGAGCGGACGCTCGTGCTTGCGGCGATCACCGGCGGCGGGAGCGCAGTCATGCCCGCCCCCGCGGGCGACGTTTCGCTCGCGGCGCTCCAAGAGACGACGAACGCGCTGCTCGAGAGCGGCGCCGATATCCACGAGATCAACGCCGTCCGGAAACACTGCTCGGCGCTGAAGGGCGGCCACCTGGCCCGCCGAGCGGCCCCCGCGACGGTCGTCTCGCTGATCCTGAGCGACGTCGTCGGAAACGACTTGAGCGTGATCGCCAGCGGACCGATGGCGCCCGACGCGTCGACCTACGAGGACGCGCTCGCGGTCGTCGACCGGTACGGGATCGACGTGCCCGACGCCGTCGCCGACCGCCTCGAGCGCGGCGCGGTCGGCGAGATCGACGAGACGCCGGGTCCCGACGATCCCGCCTTCGAGACCGTGTCGAACCACGTCGTCGCCGACGGTCTGACGGTCCTTGAGGCGGCCCGCGACGCGGCCGCCGAGCGGGGCTACGAGACGCTGATCCTCTCCTCGCGGGTCCGCGGGGAGGCTCGGGACGCGGCCACGACCCACGTCGCCGTCGCCGAAGAGGCGCAAGCGACGGGGACTCCTGTCTCGGCGCCGGCGGTGATCCTCTCGGGCGGCGAGACGACGGTGACGGTCCGTGGCAGCGGCACCGGCGGGCCGAACCAGGAGTTCGCGACGAGCGCCGCCCTCGATCTCGAAGGCGGGATCACCGTCGCCGCCGTCGACACGGACGGGATCGACGGTGCGACCGACGTCGCAGGGGCGGTCGTCGACGAGACGACGGTCGACGACGCCGAGCAAGCCCGCGAGATGCTCGCGGACAACGACGTCTACCCGTACCTCGCCGAGCGCGGGGACCTGATCCGCACCGGTCCGACGGGGACGAATCTGAACGATCTGCGAGTGTTCGTCGTCGAGTAG